From bacterium, a single genomic window includes:
- a CDS encoding ROK family protein — MATIPIKTTLTEQPAVREYTIGLDLGGTNLKYGIISNLGEIVYKNLTPAQTSKGGLKVIEVMKDAVDECLMFSKKESFSIKAIGAGCPGTIDSVNGRSLGPAPHIVEWEGVEITKPLSDMAGVPAFADNDANFMAYGETTWGAARGYRHVVGLTLGTGVGGGIIIDGSIYHGHRFNAAELGHVVVETDGRACACGNHGCLEKYVGAHAIVRDVIDAIDRGNSSRIMELVQSKSDINPAWIFKAAELGDELCNQIVEQMIKYLGAGISTMVNVLSPEIVVIGGGVSDAGDEFINKVRDETLSRVMKPVKPHLKIVRAKLGNDAGIMGAGTFAMRKL, encoded by the coding sequence ATGGCAACTATTCCAATCAAAACTACCTTAACCGAACAACCGGCCGTACGCGAATATACGATCGGCCTTGATCTGGGTGGAACGAATTTGAAGTATGGTATTATTTCCAACCTTGGTGAAATCGTTTACAAAAATCTGACTCCAGCTCAAACGTCGAAAGGCGGTCTCAAAGTCATCGAAGTGATGAAAGATGCTGTCGACGAATGTTTGATGTTTTCAAAAAAAGAAAGCTTTTCAATTAAAGCCATCGGCGCCGGTTGTCCGGGAACCATCGATTCGGTTAATGGCCGTTCTCTCGGTCCTGCACCGCACATTGTGGAATGGGAAGGAGTGGAAATAACAAAACCTTTGTCGGACATGGCCGGTGTGCCTGCATTTGCCGACAATGACGCCAATTTTATGGCTTATGGAGAAACAACCTGGGGCGCAGCGCGCGGATATCGACACGTTGTGGGATTGACTTTAGGAACGGGCGTCGGAGGCGGAATTATAATAGACGGATCCATCTATCACGGACATCGATTCAACGCAGCAGAACTCGGACACGTAGTGGTTGAAACCGATGGGCGTGCGTGTGCATGCGGTAATCATGGTTGTCTCGAAAAATACGTCGGGGCACACGCCATTGTCCGCGACGTGATCGATGCCATTGATCGCGGAAATTCATCGCGCATTATGGAACTGGTTCAATCCAAAAGCGACATCAATCCGGCATGGATATTCAAAGCGGCTGAACTCGGAGACGAATTGTGCAATCAAATCGTTGAGCAGATGATTAAATATCTTGGAGCAGGAATTTCAACGATGGTCAATGTGCTAAGTCCGGAAATAGTTGTCATCGGGGGCGGTGTATCGGATGCGGGTGATGAATTTATCAACAAAGTGCGGGATGAAACGCTCTCCCGTGTCATGAAACCGGTAAAACCTCACTTAAAAATTGTTCGGGCTAAATTAGGGAATGATGCCGGTATTATGGGAGCGGGAACATTTGCGATGAGAAAATTATAG
- a CDS encoding biotin/lipoyl-binding protein, whose amino-acid sequence MKYKIATASKEYDIEIIESDHGLSVRIGKEPNAETFNVDFRTVGKGALYSLLVNRDSYRAIVSKNKNQHAVYIRGHRFEFTVEDERTHLMRSLIGNSKTKSDGEIKAPIPGLVTKIMVKEGDRITAGQGILILEAMKMENEIKAPHEGILKKLIVSAGKNVEKGQPLFAIGD is encoded by the coding sequence ATGAAGTACAAAATTGCTACCGCTTCGAAAGAATACGATATCGAGATCATCGAATCAGACCACGGATTATCGGTTCGCATAGGTAAGGAACCGAATGCCGAAACTTTTAATGTTGATTTCAGGACTGTTGGTAAAGGCGCGTTGTATTCATTGCTGGTCAATCGCGATTCATACCGGGCAATTGTCAGCAAAAATAAAAATCAGCACGCGGTTTATATACGCGGCCATCGGTTCGAATTCACTGTCGAGGATGAACGCACGCATCTGATGCGGTCGTTGATTGGCAATTCAAAAACCAAATCAGACGGCGAAATCAAAGCGCCAATTCCGGGATTGGTTACCAAAATTATGGTCAAAGAAGGTGATCGCATTACCGCCGGGCAAGGTATTCTGATTCTGGAAGCGATGAAAATGGAAAACGAAATCAAAGCGCCGCATGAAGGAATACTCAAGAAACTAATCGTCTCTGCGGGAAAAAATGTCGAAAAAGGTCAGCCGCTGTTTGCCATCGGAGATTGA
- a CDS encoding Crp/Fnr family transcriptional regulator, producing MNKKFEIPLCDNCQSRVHSIFNDLKESELSSLSANKCGNLYKKNQVIFYEGNKPTGLYCLNKGKVKVYKINEDGKEQIIRLAKDGDVLGYSSLISGESFSSSAAVLEDAMICFIPKSAFIGLIQNNSELSMRMIQLLSHDLKTAENRIANLAQNTVRERLAETLLMLREFCGFEDDHVTLNITLSREDIANIVGTATETTIRLLSDFKHEKLIDLEGRKIKILDHQGLIQAANIYD from the coding sequence ATGAATAAAAAATTCGAAATACCGCTCTGCGATAACTGCCAATCCCGCGTCCATTCCATTTTTAACGACCTCAAAGAATCAGAACTTTCGTCTTTGTCGGCCAATAAATGCGGCAATTTATACAAAAAAAATCAGGTTATTTTCTACGAAGGTAATAAACCAACCGGTTTGTATTGTCTGAATAAAGGCAAGGTCAAAGTTTATAAAATCAACGAGGATGGTAAAGAGCAGATTATACGTCTTGCCAAAGACGGTGATGTGCTTGGGTACTCGTCCCTGATCAGCGGCGAGTCGTTCTCTTCGTCCGCAGCCGTTCTTGAAGATGCGATGATCTGTTTTATTCCCAAAAGCGCTTTCATTGGGCTCATTCAAAACAATTCGGAATTATCCATGCGGATGATCCAATTGCTCTCGCACGACCTGAAAACCGCTGAGAACCGCATTGCCAATCTCGCACAAAATACCGTACGTGAACGTCTCGCTGAAACCTTGCTGATGTTGCGTGAATTTTGCGGTTTCGAGGACGACCATGTTACACTGAATATTACCTTATCACGTGAAGATATCGCGAATATTGTTGGTACCGCTACGGAAACCACCATCCGTCTACTTTCCGATTTCAAACACGAAAAACTTATCGATCTCGAAGGCCGCAAAATTAAAATCCTCGATCATCAGGGACTCATTCAAGCCGCCAACATCTACGATTGA
- a CDS encoding Crp/Fnr family transcriptional regulator, with translation MGDRDAHISLSGFPIFKNIPADELKNVLSEQGIVHYKKNQQLFRESELSDGIFCLLNGKVKITKKDAAHRDTLIRFACTGDVLGLHSIFADGLHHTSATAMEDARTLMITKNALIQFGGSHRIFFENILDQLSHEMREKECRITRIRLRSAKGRLLETLDMMKNTYGTNDRQVINYNFDKEELAGLIHVKTSSLNRILNDLQSRQLIRCSGAEIQILNSDPS, from the coding sequence ATGGGTGATCGAGACGCTCACATTTCCTTATCCGGTTTTCCGATTTTCAAAAATATTCCAGCCGACGAATTAAAAAATGTACTATCCGAGCAAGGGATCGTACACTATAAAAAAAATCAACAACTCTTCCGCGAGAGCGAATTGTCAGACGGCATCTTTTGTTTGTTGAATGGCAAAGTCAAAATCACCAAAAAAGATGCGGCGCATCGCGATACTCTGATCCGGTTCGCCTGCACCGGTGACGTGCTCGGTCTTCATTCAATTTTTGCCGATGGCTTACACCACACATCAGCGACTGCGATGGAAGACGCCCGAACGTTGATGATTACTAAAAATGCTTTGATCCAGTTTGGCGGGAGCCATCGTATATTTTTTGAAAACATTCTGGATCAATTGTCGCATGAAATGCGCGAAAAAGAATGTCGCATCACGCGTATCCGGCTTCGCAGCGCCAAGGGCAGACTTTTGGAGACGCTGGATATGATGAAAAATACTTACGGCACCAATGACCGGCAGGTTATTAATTATAATTTTGATAAAGAAGAACTGGCCGGCCTGATTCACGTCAAAACGTCTTCGCTCAACCGCATTCTCAACGACCTCCAGTCCCGGCAACTCATCCGCTGTTCCGGCGCCGAAATTCAAATCCTGAACTCCGACCCAAGTTGA
- a CDS encoding universal stress protein yields the protein MKIDMLLYPTDFSSSAEMALDYAIFLAKRYRAVVALLHVNEFASLIDPNNAYGYRGSYQLKDEVEKVAKEKLRKLAGKIEKKVKVKTYYSEGAAYDQIVRLSEKEKIGMIVMGTRGRSFLSDYYMGSTAERVMALTKCPVLTVHGKYKEPPFKKILLFYDFSEVSELTLSKVMAMVRDFESEIILCHPDEMATEERVVALSKFLEGFDLRGIVVSKRSYAESDGYGGIVKCAGIENADLIVFGKDSRVGRRHVFLEGISEEIIRYAHQPVWILPTQQ from the coding sequence ATGAAGATCGACATGCTTCTTTATCCGACCGATTTTTCGTCGAGCGCGGAAATGGCTTTGGATTATGCAATATTTCTCGCCAAACGCTACCGTGCAGTCGTCGCCTTGCTCCACGTCAATGAATTTGCATCGCTGATCGATCCCAATAACGCCTACGGTTACCGCGGTTCCTATCAACTCAAAGACGAAGTCGAAAAAGTTGCCAAAGAAAAATTGCGAAAGTTAGCAGGGAAAATCGAAAAAAAGGTTAAAGTTAAAACATACTATTCCGAGGGTGCCGCTTATGATCAGATCGTTCGCCTTTCAGAAAAAGAAAAGATCGGAATGATCGTCATGGGTACGCGCGGGCGAAGCTTTTTATCGGATTATTATATGGGCAGTACGGCGGAACGCGTGATGGCGTTGACGAAATGTCCGGTGCTGACGGTGCATGGCAAGTACAAAGAACCGCCGTTCAAAAAAATACTTTTGTTTTATGATTTCTCCGAGGTCAGCGAACTGACGCTTTCAAAAGTAATGGCAATGGTCAGAGATTTTGAATCAGAAATTATTCTTTGCCATCCTGATGAAATGGCAACTGAAGAAAGAGTGGTCGCGCTGAGTAAATTTCTCGAGGGATTCGATCTGCGGGGAATCGTTGTCAGTAAGCGTTCATACGCCGAATCCGACGGATACGGAGGAATTGTGAAGTGCGCCGGAATCGAAAATGCCGATCTGATCGTTTTTGGCAAAGACAGCCGCGTCGGCCGCCGTCATGTTTTTCTTGAGGGCATTTCCGAGGAAATCATCCGTTATGCCCATCAGCCTGTGTGGATCCTGCCGACACAACAATAA
- a CDS encoding response regulator: MEKILVIDDDDHLRLLYKLELERQGYEVSCADNGRDAMPVTLAYHPDLIILDIMMPQGDGIDYLRWLVGNHIQIPVIIYSAHAHYKSNFISWGADAYLIKSSDLTELKTEVKKILQQRQLS; the protein is encoded by the coding sequence ATGGAGAAAATCTTAGTCATCGACGACGATGATCATCTTCGCCTGCTTTACAAACTGGAACTGGAACGGCAAGGCTATGAAGTGTCATGTGCCGACAACGGACGGGATGCAATGCCTGTAACGCTCGCGTATCACCCTGACTTGATTATTCTGGACATTATGATGCCGCAGGGCGATGGAATCGATTACTTACGATGGCTAGTAGGCAACCATATTCAGATACCCGTAATTATTTATTCAGCCCACGCACATTATAAAAGTAATTTTATCAGTTGGGGTGCGGATGCGTACCTGATCAAATCATCGGATTTGACGGAACTCAAAACGGAAGTGAAAAAGATTTTACAGCAACGGCAACTTTCATAA
- a CDS encoding alanine dehydrogenase, translating to MIIGIPKEQPGERRVALTPAGVKTLVRAGHTVMVESDAGTPSGISDKEFVEAGGQIVFSHEEAIRRVDFLLKVGAPTDAEYDMLNRDQIVFSFFHLAVADKLHVEKLMQKHIAAVGLETIETETRRLPVLHTMSEIAGQLSIMVAAQLLECNSGGRGILLGGLPGVPAASVVILGGGVVGHHAAQTALGLGAQVLLMDADLEKLQTIDRLFSKKITTIIANEYNIAKALQFADVVIGAVLIHGAKTPKLITESMVKTMKTGAVIIDVSIDQGGCVETSRPTNPKDPFFVKHGVIHYCVPNMASSVARTATFALNNVLLPYILEVAGSGVDTVEKINPAIRRGLYTFQGKCLHPKIVELFELK from the coding sequence ATGATAATAGGAATTCCCAAAGAGCAACCCGGTGAACGCCGGGTGGCATTGACGCCGGCAGGCGTGAAAACACTGGTTCGTGCCGGTCACACGGTTATGGTTGAGAGCGACGCCGGTACGCCGAGCGGCATCAGCGATAAAGAATTTGTAGAAGCGGGCGGCCAGATCGTTTTCTCTCACGAAGAAGCTATTCGCCGTGTCGATTTCCTGCTCAAAGTCGGCGCACCGACGGATGCGGAATACGATATGCTTAATCGCGATCAGATCGTATTTTCATTCTTTCACCTCGCGGTCGCGGATAAACTGCATGTTGAAAAACTGATGCAAAAACACATTGCCGCCGTAGGTCTGGAAACGATTGAAACAGAAACGAGACGATTGCCGGTCCTACATACGATGAGCGAAATAGCAGGTCAATTATCTATTATGGTTGCGGCTCAGTTGCTGGAATGCAATTCCGGAGGCCGGGGCATTTTACTCGGCGGATTACCGGGCGTTCCGGCGGCGTCGGTGGTGATTCTCGGCGGCGGTGTGGTCGGACACCATGCCGCGCAAACGGCACTTGGATTGGGTGCGCAGGTTCTGCTCATGGATGCCGATTTAGAAAAATTGCAGACGATAGACCGTTTATTTTCGAAAAAAATTACGACGATCATTGCCAATGAATACAACATCGCGAAAGCGTTGCAATTTGCCGATGTAGTCATCGGTGCGGTATTGATTCATGGCGCCAAAACTCCAAAACTCATTACTGAGAGTATGGTGAAAACGATGAAAACGGGCGCCGTGATAATCGATGTGTCGATCGACCAGGGCGGATGCGTTGAAACCAGCCGTCCGACTAATCCGAAAGATCCTTTTTTTGTGAAACACGGCGTCATTCATTATTGCGTCCCCAATATGGCATCCAGCGTCGCGCGTACAGCGACATTTGCGTTGAACAATGTTTTACTGCCCTATATTCTGGAAGTTGCAGGATCAGGCGTCGACACTGTTGAAAAAATCAATCCGGCGATCCGGAGGGGTTTGTATACTTTCCAGGGAAAATGTCTGCATCCTAAAATTGTCGAACTTTTTGAATTGAAATAA
- a CDS encoding 4-hydroxybutyrate CoA-transferase codes for MNWLDDYKSKRATADEAVKLIKSGDRIHVHPGCANPETLIKAMVKRAPELENVELIHLLTLGYADYVLPQYSKNFHHRALFVGANCREAVNEGRADFIPIFLSEISSLYRQGKIKLDVALLHLSPPDAHGFCSLGVGIENTKAASETAKIVIAQINPNMPRTLGDSFVHVSKLDAVVEVDTPVVELPRVRMTEQTRKIGENVASLIEDGSTLQMGIGGIPDAVLYYLKDKKDLGIHTEMFSDGIMELVEQGIINNEKKSLHPGKIVSSFILGTRKLYDFVNNNPIIEFHPSEYVNDPFIVAQNDNMIAINSAIQIDLTGQVCSDSMGRHIFSGIGGQVDFIRGSARSKGGKPVIAIPSTAKDGAISRVVPTLTEGAGVVTSRGDVHYVVTEFGAVDLFGKSIRERAKALISIADPKFHEQLEAAARKMNYL; via the coding sequence ATGAACTGGTTAGATGACTACAAAAGCAAACGCGCTACGGCCGATGAAGCCGTGAAATTGATTAAATCCGGCGACCGGATTCACGTGCATCCCGGCTGCGCCAATCCGGAAACGTTGATCAAAGCCATGGTGAAACGTGCACCGGAACTGGAGAACGTGGAATTAATCCATTTGCTGACCTTGGGTTATGCCGATTACGTTTTACCGCAATATTCCAAAAACTTCCATCATCGCGCCTTATTTGTCGGTGCGAATTGCCGTGAAGCCGTCAATGAAGGCCGCGCCGATTTTATTCCGATTTTTTTATCGGAAATTTCTTCGTTGTATCGCCAGGGAAAAATCAAATTAGATGTAGCGCTTTTACATTTATCGCCTCCGGACGCTCACGGCTTTTGCAGTTTAGGCGTCGGCATTGAAAATACCAAAGCGGCTTCCGAAACCGCCAAAATTGTCATCGCTCAAATTAATCCTAACATGCCCCGGACGTTAGGTGATTCGTTCGTGCACGTTTCAAAATTAGACGCCGTGGTTGAAGTGGATACGCCGGTAGTCGAATTGCCCCGCGTTCGGATGACGGAACAAACGCGCAAAATCGGGGAAAACGTCGCTTCACTCATCGAAGACGGTTCGACGTTACAAATGGGCATCGGCGGAATTCCGGATGCCGTGTTGTATTATCTGAAAGACAAAAAAGATTTAGGCATTCACACGGAAATGTTTTCCGACGGTATCATGGAATTGGTCGAACAAGGCATCATCAATAACGAAAAAAAGTCGCTGCATCCCGGCAAGATCGTTTCGAGTTTTATTTTGGGAACGCGTAAATTATACGACTTCGTCAATAACAATCCGATCATTGAATTTCATCCGTCGGAGTACGTCAACGATCCTTTTATCGTCGCTCAGAATGACAATATGATTGCTATTAATTCGGCTATCCAAATCGATCTGACGGGGCAAGTTTGTTCCGATTCGATGGGCCGCCACATTTTCAGCGGCATCGGCGGGCAAGTCGATTTCATTCGCGGCTCGGCACGATCAAAAGGCGGCAAACCGGTGATCGCAATCCCGTCGACCGCCAAAGACGGCGCTATCTCACGCGTCGTCCCGACGCTGACGGAAGGCGCCGGCGTCGTAACGTCGCGCGGCGATGTGCATTATGTCGTGACGGAATTCGGTGCCGTCGATCTGTTTGGAAAAAGTATTCGCGAACGCGCTAAAGCGTTGATTTCGATCGCCGATCCGAAATTTCATGAACAGCTCGAAGCCGCAGCAAGAAAAATGAATTACCTGTGA
- the ppdK gene encoding pyruvate, phosphate dikinase: MKKSGGSKKLIYLFKQSKADGNAKMMNTLGGKGAHLAEMGRMGIPVPAGFTISTDICTYYYANKRQMPKTFKNDVRKALTHIERAMNATFGDPENPLLVSVRSGARKSMPGMMETVLNVGLNNTTRDALIRKTNNPRFVYDTQRRLIQMYADVVMEKAQGIEPEEGKGIRVQLEHILADMKKRRGAHSDTDLTADDLKEIVELYKNKVQEVLGKPFPEDPEEQLMGAIGAVFAAWNGKRAVSYRRIEGIPDEWGTAVNVQAMVYGNKGDTSATGVAFTRNPATGEKMFYGEWLSNAQGEDVVSGSRTPNPINVSGKNEHSHHLKSLEEAMPQVYKQLDAIRTKLEKHYRDMLDIEFTIEDGKLWMLQCRVGKRNGVAAVKIALEMLKEKLITKHEAIMRVTPDQIDELLHPIIDPNEEIKAKPFAKGLPAGPGAASGMVVFNAQDAVNWAKQGKKVILVREETNPEDVEGMRAAEAILTARGGMTSHAALVARGWGKCCVVGASSLEIDYDSRAFHSNGTAVKEGDWLTLNGSKGYVYEGQLPMMRSTKENADFNAFMKLCDDVRRLKIRTNADTPEDAGRAMDFGAEGIGLFRTEHMFYGKNSETPLFILRKMIVSKTQKERQAAVDELFPYVKNDMKQTLAAMKGYPVTIRTLDPPLHEFIPNRHEERQRLAESLGISADQLNSRADDLHENNPMMGHRGVRLGITYPEITEMQIRAIFEATAELLKEGQKAFPEIMIPVVTVDTELAHQKQVIARVYKETLEKFGLKKIPHLVGTMIEVPRAAVTADKIAAEAEFFSFGTNDLTQLGFGFSRDDIGTFVPHYVDKKILPVDPFQVLDREGIGWLMQVAILKGRKARPDLKIGICGEHGGEPHSVEFCHQLGLNYVSCSPFRIPIAKLASAQAVVKEKK; encoded by the coding sequence ATGAAGAAATCCGGCGGATCGAAGAAACTGATTTATCTTTTCAAACAGAGCAAAGCCGATGGCAATGCCAAAATGATGAATACGCTCGGCGGTAAGGGCGCTCACTTGGCTGAAATGGGACGCATGGGCATTCCGGTACCGGCCGGATTTACGATTTCGACGGACATATGTACGTACTATTATGCCAACAAGCGTCAGATGCCCAAAACTTTTAAAAACGACGTGCGCAAAGCATTGACACATATTGAAAGAGCGATGAATGCTACTTTCGGCGACCCGGAAAATCCGTTGCTGGTGTCCGTTCGTTCCGGTGCGCGCAAATCGATGCCCGGCATGATGGAAACCGTTCTCAACGTCGGTCTCAATAATACCACACGCGACGCGTTGATTCGCAAAACCAATAATCCGCGTTTCGTGTACGACACCCAACGCCGGCTCATCCAAATGTACGCCGACGTCGTCATGGAAAAAGCGCAAGGCATCGAACCGGAAGAAGGCAAAGGCATTCGTGTACAACTGGAACATATTCTCGCCGACATGAAAAAACGGCGCGGCGCACATTCCGATACTGATTTAACGGCGGACGATCTGAAAGAAATTGTCGAATTGTATAAAAATAAAGTTCAGGAAGTTTTAGGAAAACCATTTCCGGAAGATCCCGAAGAGCAACTGATGGGCGCCATCGGAGCTGTTTTCGCAGCGTGGAATGGCAAACGCGCCGTGTCGTATCGCCGCATCGAAGGCATTCCCGACGAATGGGGCACTGCGGTCAATGTGCAAGCGATGGTGTACGGCAATAAAGGGGATACATCCGCGACCGGCGTGGCGTTTACGCGTAATCCGGCGACCGGTGAAAAGATGTTTTACGGTGAATGGCTTTCGAATGCGCAGGGCGAAGACGTCGTTTCCGGCTCACGCACGCCGAACCCGATCAACGTTTCCGGTAAAAACGAGCACAGTCATCATTTAAAATCACTCGAAGAAGCGATGCCGCAGGTGTACAAACAGCTCGATGCGATCCGTACAAAACTGGAAAAACATTACCGCGACATGCTTGACATTGAGTTTACAATTGAAGATGGAAAACTCTGGATGCTGCAATGCCGTGTCGGTAAACGCAACGGCGTCGCCGCCGTCAAGATCGCGTTGGAAATGCTGAAAGAAAAATTGATCACCAAACATGAAGCGATCATGCGCGTTACGCCGGATCAGATCGACGAACTGTTGCATCCGATCATTGATCCGAATGAAGAAATCAAAGCGAAACCTTTTGCGAAAGGTCTTCCCGCCGGGCCGGGCGCTGCTTCCGGAATGGTCGTATTCAATGCGCAAGACGCTGTGAATTGGGCGAAACAAGGTAAAAAAGTAATTTTAGTTCGTGAAGAAACAAATCCCGAAGATGTGGAAGGTATGCGTGCGGCGGAAGCGATTCTTACGGCGCGCGGTGGTATGACGAGTCATGCGGCGCTGGTCGCCCGCGGCTGGGGCAAATGCTGCGTCGTCGGCGCATCGTCGCTGGAAATTGATTACGATTCACGCGCGTTCCACTCCAACGGAACGGCTGTCAAAGAAGGCGATTGGCTCACGCTCAACGGCTCCAAAGGTTACGTCTACGAAGGCCAGTTGCCGATGATGCGCTCGACCAAAGAAAACGCCGACTTCAATGCATTCATGAAACTGTGCGACGACGTGCGCCGCCTGAAAATCCGCACCAATGCGGATACGCCCGAAGACGCGGGACGCGCGATGGATTTTGGCGCCGAAGGCATCGGGCTTTTCCGGACGGAACACATGTTCTACGGCAAAAATTCCGAGACGCCGCTTTTCATTCTGCGCAAAATGATCGTTTCAAAAACCCAGAAGGAACGTCAGGCCGCAGTAGATGAATTATTCCCGTACGTAAAAAACGATATGAAACAAACACTCGCGGCGATGAAAGGTTATCCCGTCACGATCCGCACACTGGATCCGCCGCTGCATGAATTTATTCCCAATCGCCATGAAGAACGTCAGCGATTAGCGGAAAGTCTCGGTATTTCGGCGGATCAATTGAATTCCCGCGCGGACGATCTGCATGAAAATAATCCGATGATGGGTCATCGCGGCGTGCGTCTGGGCATCACATACCCGGAAATCACCGAAATGCAAATCCGCGCGATTTTCGAGGCGACGGCGGAATTACTCAAAGAAGGACAAAAAGCATTTCCCGAAATCATGATTCCCGTGGTGACCGTTGATACGGAACTGGCGCATCAGAAGCAAGTAATTGCTCGTGTATATAAGGAGACGCTTGAAAAATTTGGTTTGAAAAAAATCCCGCATCTCGTCGGAACGATGATCGAAGTGCCGCGTGCGGCCGTGACGGCGGATAAAATTGCCGCTGAAGCGGAATTTTTCTCATTCGGTACGAATGATCTTACGCAACTTGGATTCGGTTTTTCGCGTGACGATATCGGAACTTTTGTTCCGCATTATGTCGATAAGAAAATTTTACCGGTCGATCCGTTCCAGGTTTTGGATCGCGAAGGTATCGGCTGGCTGATGCAGGTTGCGATTTTAAAAGGACGCAAGGCGCGCCCGGACCTGAAGATCGGCATTTGCGGTGAACACGGCGGCGAGCCACACTCGGTGGAATTTTGCCACCAGCTTGGATTGAATTATGTCAGTTGTTCGCCTTTCCGTATTCCTATTGCGAAATTGGCGTCCGCTCAAGCGGTGGTGAAGGAGAAAAAGTAA
- a CDS encoding AbrB/MazE/SpoVT family DNA-binding domain-containing protein, with the protein MQKTAVRKVGNSFGITLPKAIIETYNLSEGDELHIIETNEGIVLSPFNPEFAEWAEAYDQVNRKYRNTLHKLAK; encoded by the coding sequence ATGCAAAAAACAGCCGTTCGTAAAGTAGGCAATAGTTTTGGAATTACTCTGCCTAAGGCCATTATTGAAACCTACAATCTGTCAGAGGGGGATGAACTTCACATAATTGAAACGAATGAAGGCATCGTTTTATCACCCTTCAATCCGGAGTTCGCCGAATGGGCTGAAGCGTACGATCAAGTCAATCGTAAATACCGTAATACCCTTCATAAACTTGCCAAATAA
- a CDS encoding type II toxin-antitoxin system death-on-curing family toxin, protein MAVKFLPLELVKLIHANQIHRYGGLPGIRDHGLLESALAQPKMSAGGRLIHKNIFEQAAAYGFHLCKNHPFVDGNKRTAFVSMYVFLFNNAYEIVATEGEAYLAMMKLANGRLSKNEVVSWLKKNCRKIKK, encoded by the coding sequence ATGGCCGTTAAATTTTTGCCGCTTGAACTTGTCAAGCTCATTCACGCCAACCAGATCCATCGTTACGGCGGTTTGCCCGGGATACGTGATCACGGTTTGCTGGAATCGGCTTTGGCTCAGCCAAAAATGAGTGCCGGCGGCCGTCTCATCCATAAAAATATTTTTGAACAAGCCGCGGCTTACGGCTTTCACCTTTGTAAAAATCATCCATTCGTAGACGGGAATAAACGTACAGCTTTCGTGTCCATGTACGTTTTTCTTTTTAATAACGCTTATGAAATTGTTGCTACAGAAGGAGAAGCGTACTTGGCGATGATGAAACTTGCTAATGGCAGGCTTTCGAAAAACGAAGTGGTTTCGTGGCTCAAGAAAAATTGTCGGAAGATAAAGAAGTGA